The proteins below are encoded in one region of Apium graveolens cultivar Ventura chromosome 4, ASM990537v1, whole genome shotgun sequence:
- the LOC141720558 gene encoding DEAD-box ATP-dependent RNA helicase 37-like, whose amino-acid sequence MSYNHRYNNNNDSSSYPPLPTRLHPHQPNYSTSRPTTRPHDQPPSRPHTNQQHNTFDLPANLNLLNLSDNSDVINFDAYEDIPVETTGSDIPPPVNTFAEIRLGKSLDDNIRRCKYVKPTPIQRHAIPVALAGRDLMACAQTGSGKTAAFCFPIISGILKHNGTTPFGGSRRLRVACPLALIMSPTRELSCQIHDEAKKFSYQTGVKVGVAYGGAPINRQLQNLEKGVDILVATPGRLVDMIERERISLKRIKYLALDEADRMLDMGFERQIRQIVEEMGMPPPGVRQTLLFSATFPTEIQKLASDFLSNYIFLSVGRVGSSTDLIDQRVELVQDMDKRSLLMNILKDQRSNGMDGKLALTLVFVETKRGADALEYWLCRNGYSATAIHGDKVQMERERALRSFKNGSTPILVATDVAARGLDVPHVTHVINFDLPKDIDDYVHRIGRTGRAGKSGLATAFFSEKNSALAKALAQLMQESNQQVPSWLTQYAEKSSPYGNSRSYRGGSKFGGHDFRSSSKQYGSGSSNYSNYGSGSSNYSNYGSGSSHNNYVSGYNDYNASNGPADYKYSDYSGTNPGDSTYSGYSGNDFAAAGVDAYSGNEFAAAAGVDTYAGSAPAYLSDIVATGWD is encoded by the exons ATGTCTTATAACCACCGTTACAACAACAACAATGACTCTTCTTCTTACCCTCCATTACCAACTCGACTCCATCCACACCAACCCAACTACTCCACTAGTCGACCCACCACTAGGCCCCACGATCAACCCCCTAGCAGGCCCCACACAAACCAACAACACAACACGTTCGATCTCCCCGCCAACCTAAACCTACTCAACCTTTCAGACAACTCAGACGTCATCAACTTCGACGCCTACGAAGACATCCCTGTCGAAACAACCGGTTCAGACATTCCACCACCAGTAAACACATTTGCTGAGATTCGCTTAGGAAAGTCTTTAGATGACAACATAAGAAGATGTAAGTATGTCAAACCCACTCCTATTCAGCGTCACGCCATTCCTGTTGCTTTAGCTGGACGTGACTTGATGGCATGTGCTCAGACTGGCTCTGGCAAAACGGCTGCGTTTTGTTTCCCCATCATTAGTGGAATCTTGAAGCACAATGGAACGACGCCGTTTGGGGGTTCCAGGAGGTTGAGGGTTGCGTGTCCGCTTGCTCTTATTATGTCTCCTACTAGGGAACTTTCTTGTCAG ATACATGATGAAGCAAAGAAATTTTCTTACCAGACTGGTGTTAAGGTTGGGGTTGCGTATGGCGGGGCACCAATCAATCGTCAG TTGCAAAATCTTGAGAAGGGAGTTGATATCTTAGTCGCCACTCCTGGTCGTTTAGTTGATATGATTGAAAGAGAGAGAATCTCTCTCAAAAGGATCAAGTATTTGGCTTTGGATGAGGCTGATCGAATGTTGGACATGGGATTTGAACGACAGATTCGTCAAATTGTTGAAGAAATGGGGATGCCTCCGCCTGGTGTGAGGCAAACTTTGCTCTTTAGTGCAACATTTCCGACTGAGATCCAG AAGCTTGCATCGGATTTTCTATCGAACTATATATTTTTAAGTGTGGGAAGAGTTGGCTCGAGTACAGATCTGATTGATCAAAGAGTTGAGCTTGTTCAAGATATGGATAAAAGAAGTCTATTGATGAATATACTCAAGGATCAGAGGTCAAATGGCATGGATGGCAAG CTTGCTTTGACATTAGTTTTTGTGGAGACAAAAAGGGGAGCAGATGCACTTGAATACTGGTTGTGCAGGAATGGATACTCAGCTACGGCAATTCATGGTGACAAAGTCCAAATG GAAAGAGAACGGGCATTGAGATCATTCAAAAATGGGTCGACTCCTATTTTGGTTGCTACTGATGTTGCTGCAAGAGGTCTAGATGTTCCCCATGTCACCCATGTTATCAACTTCGATTTACCGAAGGACATAGATGATTATGTTCATAGAATTGGAAGAACAGGCAGAGCTGGCAAGTCTGGACTGGCAACAGCATTCTTTAGTGAGAAAAATTCCGCTCTAGCTAAGGCACTTGCTCAGTTGATGCAAGAATCCAATCAACAAGTTCCTTCTTGGCTTACTCAATATGCAGAGAAATCCTCACCTTATGGTAATAGCCGTTCATACCGTGGAGGTAGCAAGTTTGGTGGTCATGACTTCAGAAGTTCATCAAAACAATATGGCAGTGGCAGCAGCAACTACAGTAATTATGGCAGTGGCAGCAGCAACTACAGTAATTATGGCAGTGGCAGCAGCCACAATAATTATGTCAGTGGCTACAATGATTATAATGCAAGCAATGGTCCTGCGGATTACAAGTATTCTGATTATTCTGGTACAAACCCTGGTGACTCTACATATTCTGGTTACTCTGGCAATGACTTTGCTGCTGCTGGTGTGGATGCTTACTCCGGAAATGAATTTGCTGCTGCAGCTGGTGTTGATACTTATGCAGGCAGTGCACCAGCATATCTGTCTGACATTGTTGCTACTGGCTGGGATTAA